ATATTCTATATAAGCCTCATCAAGTGCCACAATTTTATCCTCTGAAATACTTTCAAGAAAATCTACAAGCGCTTCTTCACTAAAATACGTCCCGGTCGGATTATTTGGATTTGCCAAAAAAACTATTCTTGTTTTTTCGGTAATACTATTTTTTAGCCCTTCAAAATCCACTTCAAACCCATCTTTCATCTTTACCCATTCACACTTACTGCCAGCTGCCTGTGCAATTATTCCGTAAACAGAGAAAGAAGGAGCATAAGACAGGACAGTTTCACCATCTTTAACAAAAGTCCTGATTAAAAGCTCAATAATTTCATTTGAGCCTGTGCCAAAAATAAGCTCCTCTTTTTTGACCGAAAGCTTATTAGCAAGCTTCTCTCTTAGATAATAAGCATCACCAAGCGGATACCTGTTCATTTCATCTAAATTATCTATTATAGCCTTCTTGGCTTTTTCTGGAATCCCAAGCGGATTTTCATTAGAAGCAAGCTTTACTGCTTTTTTGATTCCAAGTTCCCTTTCAAGCTCTTTTATAGGTTTACCCGGCTGATAAGGCACCAAGTCTACAATATTTTTCCCCGCTAATTTTTTGTAATCTATCATTTTTCCCCCTTTGGATATGATCCTAAAATTTTAAAGAAAGATACCTCATTACTAAACTTATCTATAGCATCTTTTATCTTTTTATCTTTATAATGTCCATCTATATCTACATAAAATACATATTCCCACGCTTTCATTTTAGATGGTCTCGACTCGATTTTTGTCATATTTATCTCATTTTCTGAAAAAGATTTTAAGGCTGAATATAGCGAGCCTGCCCTGTG
This DNA window, taken from Deferrivibrio essentukiensis, encodes the following:
- the hisC gene encoding histidinol-phosphate transaminase — protein: MIDYKKLAGKNIVDLVPYQPGKPIKELERELGIKKAVKLASNENPLGIPEKAKKAIIDNLDEMNRYPLGDAYYLREKLANKLSVKKEELIFGTGSNEIIELLIRTFVKDGETVLSYAPSFSVYGIIAQAAGSKCEWVKMKDGFEVDFEGLKNSITEKTRIVFLANPNNPTGTYFSEEALVDFLESISEDKIVALDEAYIEYVDAGDYPNSLKLMKKYKNLIVMRTFSKAYGLAAFRIGYAVGDSEAIDMLNRVRQPFNVNMLAQIAAEAALDDNDFLRKSIKTNREGKAYLYKEFENLGLEYIPTQANFILVNVGDGKKIFDDLLKEGVIVRFLGPGLAEYVRVSIGTEEENKFFIEKLKKILGR